From Leptospira brenneri:
TCGTTAACTTTGAATACCAAGGTTTTGAAGAAACAATCTTATGTTTGGATGCTATTTTTTTGAATCAAGTCGAGTAGCATTATTTCTTCACGGAAATAATGCTAAGGAAAAGATTTCAGCCCCCTAGAAATCAGCAATCCAAGGATTAAGGATAAGATAGAAATCCCCAAACTTGACCCATACTAATTTGATTACCCGGTTTCGAAGACTTACAAAACAGCCTTTGAGTCTGGCCAACGATAGTAAAAAGAACAACATAATTGGTAACAAGAAAAATGGTTAGTATCAATATTTTTTAAACTTACGACCGAATTCGTTCCAAGTATTTTGCAAGATTTCCCACATGTTGTTTCCCACCTTCGATGGCGCCGTATTTTGCATTCACTCGTTCTAGTTCTTCTTTAGTTGGGAATATTTGAATCATCGTTAAATTTGTACCTTCACCAAAAGGTTCAAAAATAATTTTGGATTGGAAGTCTACATCTTCGTCACCCTCGCCATCTCCGATATGTTTATATAAAATAGAATCAGGTCTTTGAATCTCGATAAACTGGATTTTATTTTTATAATCATGCCCATCAGGGCCATGCATGACAAAATCCCAAATTCCACCATTGAAAAAATCAAAACGATTGATTGTGAGTGTAAATCCATCAGGTCCCCACCATTCTGTTAGATGTTCTGGACTCGACCAAACTTCAAATAATAATGAATTCGGGACATCAAAGTACTTTTGATAAGTTACCTGATTGTTTTCGATGATTGTTTCTAAATTATTTTTTATCATTTGTTCTCTCCATTTTTAACTTCAATACATACCGATCCAGTTTGTCCAAACGTTTCGTCCAAAGATTTTTAATATCTAAAATCCAATCTTCCATATCTTTAAGGCCTGTTTGGTTTAGGCTGTAGATCCGTTTTTGAGCATCCTTCTTCATCAAAAGGACATTCGCATCCTTTAATACTTTTAGATGTTGGGAAATGGCAGGAGGACTCATTTGAAAATTCTGACTTATTTCTGTCGATGTAAGTTCTCCGTTTTTGACCACTAGTCTTACGATGTCTCTTCTTGTCTCATCCGCTAAAGCGGCAAAAGCATTCATTGGTTAAAATATTAACCGATTACTTAATTAAGTCAATACTTAATTATAATTATTTCTCGAAAAAAATATAAAACGAATCGGAACGTATGTTTTTGTCTTAAAATCACAAAGTCCCTCTTTTCTCAAAAATAATCAAAAAG
This genomic window contains:
- a CDS encoding SRPBCC family protein, with protein sequence MIKNNLETIIENNQVTYQKYFDVPNSLLFEVWSSPEHLTEWWGPDGFTLTINRFDFFNGGIWDFVMHGPDGHDYKNKIQFIEIQRPDSILYKHIGDGEGDEDVDFQSKIIFEPFGEGTNLTMIQIFPTKEELERVNAKYGAIEGGKQHVGNLAKYLERIRS
- a CDS encoding metalloregulator ArsR/SmtB family transcription factor, with the protein product MNAFAALADETRRDIVRLVVKNGELTSTEISQNFQMSPPAISQHLKVLKDANVLLMKKDAQKRIYSLNQTGLKDMEDWILDIKNLWTKRLDKLDRYVLKLKMERTNDKK